The genome window CCCTTCACCCGGATCGTCGCGGGCGTGGCTTACGGCAGCACGGCGGCCATCGTGCCGCTGACCGTCGCGGCCATTCCGTTCATGGCGCGGCTCATCGAGGGCAGCCTTCTGGAGGTCGATCCCGGCGTCGTTGAAGCCGCGCGGTCCTTCGGCGCGTCCGACAGCCAGATCATATTCAGGGTCATGGTCAAGGAAGCCCTGCCGTCCATCATCCTCAACCTGGCGATTCTGGCCATCACGCTGCTCGGCTATTCCGCCATGGCCGGTGCCATCGGGGGCGGCGGCCTCGGGGCTTTGGCCTACAACGAAGGGTATATCCGCTTCAAGGCGGATATCATGTTCTGCGCGGTCGTCGTGCTCATCGTCGTGGTGCAATGCATCCAGAGCGGCGGCAATTACCTGTACAAAAAACTGCGCTGATACGCGCACGAAAAGGAAATACCATGAAACGTCTTCTTCTGGCTTTTGCCGTCGTCATCTGTCTCGTTGGGAACGCCGTCGCGGCGCAGACCCTTACCGTGGGCGTAACGCCCTTCCCGCACAAGGATATCATGCTTGTGGTCAAAGACCTGCTCGCCAAGGAGGGCATCGAACTGACCATCAGGGAATTTTCCGATTACGTGCAGCCCAACATGGCGCTCGCCGACAAGGCGCTCGACGCCAACTTTTTCCAGCACATACCGTACCTTGACAACATGAACATGGAAAAGCGGCTGAATCTTGCCTGGGTCGCCAAGGTCCACATCGAACCGCTGGGGCTGTATTCCAAAAAGATCAAAAGCCTGGATGACCTTAAAAAGGGCGATACCGTCGCCGTGCCCAACGACCCGACCAACGAGGCCCGCGCCCTGCGCCTTCTGGAAAAGCACGGCATTATTGCGGTAAATTCCGGCGAGCTGATAACGGTGCGGGATATCACGAACAACCCGCGCGGCCTGAAATTCGTGGAACTGGAAGCGGCCCAGCTGCCGCGCATCCTGCAGGACGTGCGCGCGGCCGTAATCAACACCAACTTCGCCTCTGAGGCGGAACTCATCCCCTCCCGCGACGCCATCATCATTGAAGGCAAGGATTCGCCTTACGCCAACGTGGTGGTCGTGCGCAAAGACGACGTGAATTCCCCCGCGATCAGGGCGTTGGTCAAAGCGTCCAACTCCCCGGAAGTGCGGGCCTATATCGAGCAAAACCTGATTCCCAAAGGGATCGTGCCTGCGTTTTAACCGCCGGATATCCGGCATGCGCAAGGGCGGGGCGGCAATTGCCCCGCCCTTTTTTCATCCCGTAATATCGGGCCTCTCATACATATTTCACAAATATGCATTGTAATACAAGATGTTATAAGTCTAGATTTTTCTTGCTCCAGGGCCACCCGTCCTGTATACATACTAACCATGAACAACACACACGCTGACGGCGCCGTTGGCAGCACGTGTCTTCTCTTTACGCGCCGTATACT of uncultured delta proteobacterium contains these proteins:
- the metI gene encoding DL-methionine transporter subunit; membrane component protein of ABC superfamily (Evidence 2a : Function of homologous gene experimentally demonstrated in an other organism; PubMedId : 12169620, 12218041, 12819857; Product type t : transporter); the protein is MAEMLFSALYETLYMVFCSTLLSAAGGFGLAIQLIMTGPHGLRPNPRVYTVLDIVVNLLRSFPFMILMVALIPFTRIVAGVAYGSTAAIVPLTVAAIPFMARLIEGSLLEVDPGVVEAARSFGASDSQIIFRVMVKEALPSIILNLAILAITLLGYSAMAGAIGGGGLGALAYNEGYIRFKADIMFCAVVVLIVVVQCIQSGGNYLYKKLR
- the plpC gene encoding Outer membrane lipoprotein 3, whose translation is MKRLLLAFAVVICLVGNAVAAQTLTVGVTPFPHKDIMLVVKDLLAKEGIELTIREFSDYVQPNMALADKALDANFFQHIPYLDNMNMEKRLNLAWVAKVHIEPLGLYSKKIKSLDDLKKGDTVAVPNDPTNEARALRLLEKHGIIAVNSGELITVRDITNNPRGLKFVELEAAQLPRILQDVRAAVINTNFASEAELIPSRDAIIIEGKDSPYANVVVVRKDDVNSPAIRALVKASNSPEVRAYIEQNLIPKGIVPAF